A window of uncultured Draconibacterium sp. contains these coding sequences:
- a CDS encoding RagB/SusD family nutrient uptake outer membrane protein: MIIKKFKYISIIVLATLFAITSCVNDLDTVPIDEDVVTSETVYEDANNYINVLAKLYAGLAVSGQQGPSGMNDLSGLDEGFGQYLRALWYAQQLTTDEAVIGWNDATLRDFHDMDWSSTDGFITNLYYRIFYQVSLCNEFIRETTPEKLDGRNISGSIRTDIELYRSEARFLRALSYYHAVDLFGSVPFVTEEDNVGAFFPEQISRADLFAYVESELLAVENELSAPRSVGYGRADQAAVWMLLAKLYLNAEVYTGQAKYSEAATYSEKVINAGYSLESDYTHLFLADNNTSNEIIFPIIQDGANIRTWGGTTFLVHAPVGGSMSPAEFGIDGGWSGLRTTKQFVGKFLDLETLAPKLKSAKVDYPVIYVPGGYQSGSGYSEGDWAPDVAPTLGSVNSDSNYEGYIYFADAAEFKFTAGPNWDLNWGDDGGDGSLEPNGANLSVAEGGYYKLNVNTADLTYSIAKTDWGIIGSATANGWDSDQNMEFDAETKTWIAELDLSAGEIKFRANDDWAINYGDDGADGVLGAGAANIAIAEAGSYKITMKLESPDYTYTVEKFSSDSRALFYTEGQNLEIEDLFEFTEGYAITKWRNITSTGETGVDLTHPDTDFPMFRLADAYLMYAEAVVRGGGGSMSNAVSYVNELRERAYGDDFGNMTEADLTLDFILDERARELYWEGHRRSDLIRFGKFTSSNYVWAWKGAVKEGVGVDDKYKLFPLPASDVGANPNLTQTTGY; encoded by the coding sequence CCTGTTTGCAATTACATCGTGTGTTAACGATTTGGACACTGTTCCAATTGATGAGGATGTAGTAACTTCGGAAACCGTTTACGAGGATGCGAACAACTACATTAATGTACTGGCAAAACTTTATGCAGGTTTAGCAGTAAGTGGCCAGCAGGGTCCTAGCGGAATGAACGACCTTAGTGGTTTGGATGAAGGTTTCGGACAATACCTGCGTGCTTTGTGGTATGCACAACAACTAACAACCGACGAAGCGGTTATTGGCTGGAACGACGCTACCTTAAGAGACTTTCACGACATGGACTGGTCTTCAACCGATGGTTTTATCACCAATCTGTACTATCGTATTTTCTACCAGGTTTCGCTTTGCAACGAGTTTATTCGCGAAACTACACCTGAGAAACTGGATGGCAGAAATATTTCGGGTTCTATCAGAACAGACATTGAATTGTACCGCTCAGAAGCAAGATTCTTACGTGCTTTGAGTTACTACCATGCTGTAGATTTATTTGGTAGTGTACCATTTGTAACCGAAGAAGACAATGTTGGAGCTTTCTTTCCGGAGCAAATTTCAAGAGCTGACCTTTTTGCTTATGTTGAATCGGAATTATTGGCTGTTGAAAACGAATTATCGGCACCACGAAGTGTTGGTTATGGAAGAGCTGACCAGGCTGCAGTTTGGATGCTTTTGGCAAAATTATATTTGAATGCTGAAGTATATACCGGACAAGCAAAATACAGCGAAGCTGCTACTTATTCGGAAAAAGTAATTAATGCAGGTTACTCACTGGAATCGGATTATACACACTTATTTTTGGCCGATAATAACACTTCAAACGAGATTATTTTCCCAATCATTCAGGATGGAGCAAACATTCGTACCTGGGGTGGTACTACTTTCCTAGTACACGCGCCTGTAGGTGGATCAATGTCGCCGGCAGAATTTGGAATCGACGGCGGTTGGAGTGGTTTAAGAACGACTAAACAGTTTGTTGGTAAATTCCTCGATTTGGAAACTTTGGCACCAAAACTAAAAAGTGCAAAAGTTGATTATCCTGTTATTTATGTTCCCGGTGGATATCAGTCTGGTTCGGGTTACAGCGAAGGCGACTGGGCTCCGGATGTTGCACCAACACTGGGTTCTGTAAATTCAGACAGCAACTACGAGGGTTATATTTATTTTGCCGATGCAGCTGAATTTAAATTTACAGCTGGTCCGAACTGGGATTTAAACTGGGGCGACGACGGTGGCGACGGATCATTGGAACCCAATGGTGCAAACCTTTCGGTTGCTGAAGGAGGATACTACAAGCTAAATGTAAATACTGCCGACCTTACTTATTCTATCGCTAAAACCGATTGGGGAATTATTGGTTCTGCAACTGCAAATGGCTGGGATTCTGACCAGAACATGGAATTTGATGCTGAAACAAAAACATGGATTGCTGAACTGGACTTGTCGGCAGGTGAAATTAAATTCCGTGCCAACGACGATTGGGCAATCAATTACGGCGACGACGGAGCAGATGGCGTACTTGGAGCAGGTGCTGCAAACATTGCCATTGCCGAAGCAGGTAGCTATAAAATTACCATGAAACTGGAATCTCCTGATTATACGTACACCGTTGAGAAATTTAGTTCTGATAGCCGTGCCTTGTTCTACACCGAAGGACAAAATCTTGAAATTGAAGATCTTTTTGAATTTACTGAAGGATATGCAATTACCAAGTGGCGTAACATTACTTCAACAGGAGAAACAGGCGTTGACCTGACCCATCCCGACACAGACTTCCCAATGTTCCGTTTAGCCGATGCATACTTAATGTACGCCGAAGCTGTTGTGAGAGGTGGAGGAGGTAGCATGAGCAATGCAGTTTCGTACGTTAACGAGTTAAGAGAAAGAGCATATGGCGACGACTTTGGAAACATGACTGAAGCAGACCTTACTCTTGACTTCATTCTTGACGAACGCGCCCGCGAACTTTACTGGGAAGGACATCGTAGAAGTGACTTGATACGTTTTGGCAAATTTACCAGCTCAAATTACGTTTGGGCTTGGAAAGGAGCCGTTAAAGAAGGTGTAGGCGTTGACGACAAATACAAGTTGTTCCCGCTTCCTGCTTCGGATGTTGGTGCCAATCCAAATCTGACTCAGACTACCGGATATTAA
- a CDS encoding SusE domain-containing protein gives MKKINYILSTIIILLVFASCEKEVFEPVVGVYTPPAMEDVSGTYVFSEDIADDVFKTFSWTDADFGFQSATTYKVQLDFAGNDFATAVDLITTTEKSASITVGALNQKLLAMGAKTNVPSDFEVRVTAEVSDYVQTLASNAPVMNILPYKVVIIYPSLYLPGNYQAASGYESDWSPDKAQQVYSIKQNEKYEGYVNMVGDGIMFKFTDEPNWDLNWGDTDADGTLDVNGTDISIPTAGYYRIKADINALTYSFEKTDWGLIGDATPDGWDADQNMTYSMDTKTWTVTVDLVAGTIKFRANDDWALNYGDTGFDGTLDEGGDNIPIDEAGNYTIVLNLEAPGFAYEIIKN, from the coding sequence ATGAAAAAGATAAATTATATATTAAGTACGATCATCATTCTGCTTGTTTTCGCCTCTTGCGAAAAAGAAGTATTTGAGCCTGTGGTTGGTGTTTACACTCCTCCTGCAATGGAAGATGTTTCAGGAACGTATGTGTTTTCTGAAGACATTGCTGACGATGTATTTAAAACCTTCAGCTGGACCGATGCAGATTTTGGTTTTCAATCGGCAACTACCTACAAAGTACAACTTGACTTTGCCGGTAACGATTTTGCCACTGCTGTTGATTTAATTACAACTACCGAAAAATCGGCAAGTATTACTGTGGGTGCCCTCAATCAGAAATTGTTGGCCATGGGAGCAAAAACCAATGTTCCTTCCGATTTCGAAGTACGTGTAACTGCCGAAGTAAGCGACTATGTTCAAACACTGGCATCAAACGCTCCGGTAATGAACATTCTTCCTTACAAAGTGGTGATTATTTACCCATCGTTGTACTTGCCCGGAAACTACCAGGCAGCCAGCGGATACGAATCAGACTGGAGCCCGGACAAGGCTCAGCAGGTTTATTCGATTAAACAAAACGAAAAATACGAAGGTTATGTGAATATGGTTGGCGACGGTATAATGTTCAAATTTACCGACGAACCAAACTGGGATTTAAACTGGGGTGACACTGACGCAGACGGAACATTGGATGTAAACGGAACTGACATTTCTATTCCAACCGCCGGTTACTACCGTATTAAAGCCGATATTAATGCTTTAACCTACTCGTTCGAAAAAACAGATTGGGGATTGATTGGTGATGCAACTCCTGATGGCTGGGATGCTGACCAAAACATGACTTACAGTATGGATACCAAAACTTGGACGGTTACTGTTGATTTGGTTGCCGGTACCATTAAATTCCGTGCCAACGACGATTGGGCATTAAATTACGGTGATACCGGATTTGATGGAACTCTTGACGAAGGTGGAGATAATATTCCGATTGATGAAGCTGGAAATTATACGATTGTTTTAAATCTTGAAGCACCTGGTTTTGCTTACGAGATTATTAAAAATTAA
- a CDS encoding alpha-amylase family glycosyl hydrolase, with the protein MLTRFSFLVLMIAASFISRAQITTVPEFPVASEEITITFNSAEENRLGYFTGDLYAHTGLITEESTSDSDWQYVIEGWGNNTTQPKLTNKGNGIYELVVSPDIATFYSVTSGEKVLKIALVFRSADASQQTDNLYVDIYQGGLVVDITEPAGSSILKLNTATTLTARSSVSAALKLSINETILTENTGIEITTSHTFSESGTYWLIAEATANGETVFDSMEIFVRNEVSIEPKPANYKKGINYTDDTSAALVLWAPLKEFVYVIGDFNNWEISDDYLMKKDGDYFWLDLSGLEKGKEYIFQYYIDGSIKIADPYTEKIVDPWNDQYIPEEVYPGLIAYPTGKTEGIASVLQTAQEEYSWQVSDFQKPDKNKLAIYELLVRDFTTAQSYQGVIDELDYLEDLRINVLELMPVNEFEGNNSWGYNPAFYFAPDKYYGPKNKLKELIDECHKRGIAVVIDMVLNHSYGQSPFVQMYMDNWTILPENPWYNVSSPNPVYSWGYDFNHEADVVKELVDSVNSFWINEYKIDGFRFDFTKGFTQTPGDGWAYDASRIAILERMANEIWKRNSETFVILEHLAHNDEETELANSGIMLWGNMHGSYQNAAAGNTGESDLSWALYDERGWNEPNLVSYPESHDEERIMYTIKNSGLSNDDYNIRNQTTALQRIELNSLFHLLLPGPKMIWQFGERGYDLPINRCEDGSINNDCRTAPKPPYWQYLNNPDRVELFHVMAKLNELKQQYDVFTPANFTYDLSSAGKWFIASNESNHAIALGNFDIVEHDVSVTFPETGKYYEFFTQDSIEIGSTNQAITLQAGEYKLYSTQKFDEPDVTTDLEAVSAKKNTVSMYPNPAHSILNFSSDVNIDRIEIYSLTGKLLLVDNEPANQKQVNIDSFVSGIYLVRTIQGKNVATQKVVVK; encoded by the coding sequence ATGCTCACACGATTTTCTTTTTTAGTATTGATGATTGCCGCAAGCTTTATAAGCCGTGCGCAAATTACAACCGTCCCTGAATTTCCGGTAGCTTCTGAAGAAATTACCATAACGTTTAATTCGGCCGAAGAAAACAGGCTGGGCTATTTTACAGGAGATCTGTACGCACATACCGGTTTAATTACCGAAGAGAGCACTTCGGATTCCGACTGGCAATACGTAATTGAAGGATGGGGAAACAATACCACACAACCCAAACTAACCAATAAGGGAAATGGAATTTACGAGTTGGTTGTAAGTCCGGATATTGCAACATTTTATTCCGTTACTTCAGGAGAAAAAGTACTTAAAATAGCCTTGGTTTTTAGGTCGGCCGATGCAAGCCAGCAAACCGATAATTTATACGTTGACATTTACCAAGGAGGATTAGTGGTTGACATCACCGAGCCGGCCGGAAGTTCAATACTCAAACTAAATACTGCAACAACCTTAACCGCTCGTTCTTCGGTTTCGGCAGCATTAAAATTAAGCATTAACGAAACAATTCTGACAGAAAATACCGGAATCGAAATTACCACAAGCCACACGTTTAGCGAGTCGGGAACCTATTGGTTAATTGCCGAAGCTACCGCAAACGGAGAAACCGTTTTTGATTCGATGGAGATTTTTGTACGCAACGAAGTAAGCATCGAACCAAAACCGGCGAATTACAAAAAAGGTATTAACTACACCGACGATACTTCGGCTGCACTTGTATTATGGGCTCCGTTAAAAGAATTTGTATACGTAATTGGAGACTTTAACAACTGGGAAATTTCGGACGACTACCTGATGAAAAAAGACGGCGATTACTTTTGGCTCGATCTTTCAGGACTAGAAAAAGGGAAAGAATATATTTTTCAGTATTACATTGACGGTAGCATTAAAATTGCAGATCCTTACACCGAAAAAATTGTGGATCCGTGGAACGACCAGTACATTCCCGAAGAGGTGTATCCCGGATTAATCGCCTATCCAACAGGTAAAACAGAAGGTATTGCTTCGGTACTTCAAACAGCCCAGGAAGAATACAGTTGGCAGGTAAGCGATTTTCAGAAACCGGACAAAAACAAACTGGCCATTTACGAATTGCTGGTGCGCGATTTTACTACTGCCCAGTCGTACCAGGGCGTAATTGATGAACTGGATTACCTGGAAGATTTGCGCATAAATGTTTTGGAATTAATGCCGGTGAACGAGTTCGAAGGCAACAACAGCTGGGGATATAATCCGGCTTTCTATTTTGCTCCCGACAAATATTACGGCCCAAAAAACAAACTAAAAGAATTAATTGACGAATGCCACAAAAGAGGCATTGCAGTTGTCATCGACATGGTACTAAATCACAGTTACGGTCAAAGTCCGTTTGTGCAAATGTACATGGACAACTGGACCATTTTGCCTGAAAACCCATGGTACAATGTCTCGTCGCCAAACCCGGTTTATTCTTGGGGATATGATTTTAACCATGAAGCCGATGTTGTAAAGGAATTGGTTGACAGTGTAAACAGTTTCTGGATTAACGAATATAAAATTGATGGTTTCCGTTTCGACTTTACCAAAGGATTTACTCAAACTCCCGGCGATGGCTGGGCTTACGATGCTTCAAGAATTGCTATTCTGGAACGAATGGCAAACGAAATTTGGAAACGCAACTCTGAAACGTTTGTAATACTTGAACACCTGGCACACAACGACGAAGAAACCGAGCTGGCCAATTCAGGAATAATGCTTTGGGGAAACATGCATGGAAGCTACCAGAATGCCGCTGCCGGAAACACTGGCGAATCGGATTTAAGTTGGGCCCTGTACGACGAAAGAGGATGGAACGAGCCTAATTTGGTTTCTTATCCCGAAAGCCACGATGAAGAACGAATTATGTACACCATAAAGAACAGTGGCCTTTCAAACGATGATTACAACATTAGAAACCAAACAACTGCTCTGCAACGAATTGAATTAAATTCACTGTTTCACTTGTTGTTACCGGGCCCGAAAATGATTTGGCAATTTGGTGAACGCGGATACGACTTGCCCATAAACCGTTGTGAAGACGGTTCGATAAATAATGACTGCCGTACTGCGCCAAAACCACCTTACTGGCAATATTTGAATAATCCCGACCGGGTTGAGTTGTTTCATGTTATGGCTAAATTAAATGAGCTTAAACAGCAATACGACGTATTTACTCCGGCCAATTTCACTTACGATTTAAGCAGTGCCGGAAAATGGTTTATTGCAAGCAACGAAAGCAATCACGCTATTGCTCTGGGTAATTTCGATATTGTTGAACACGATGTTTCTGTTACCTTCCCTGAAACAGGTAAATATTACGAGTTCTTTACACAAGATTCCATTGAAATTGGATCGACAAACCAGGCAATTACATTGCAAGCCGGTGAATATAAATTGTACTCTACACAAAAGTTTGACGAACCGGATGTAACTACTGATTTGGAAGCTGTTTCGGCTAAGAAAAATACGGTTTCTATGTACCCTAATCCAGCCCATTCTATTCTGAATTTCTCTTCTGATGTAAACATTGATCGGATTGAAATTTATTCCTTAACTGGAAAACTGCTGCTTGTAGACAACGAGCCGGCCAATCAAAAACAAGTAAATATCGACTCTTTTGTATCCGGAATTTATTTGGTACGAACCATTCAGGGAAAAAATGTAGCAACACAAAAAGTTGTTGTGAAATAA
- a CDS encoding type IX secretion system membrane protein PorP/SprF, with the protein MRLNKKIAILVFVLLATLAGSKSAFAQQDPMYTQYMDNLLVVNPGYAGSQEVGSVLLVARSQWVSFDGAPATRSFAYNTSVENKKIGIGFSIMSDKIGPLKQTGLYFDYSYLLPVSEKFTFGMGLKGGVSFYRASLTELETISPDPIFDNDIYENFLPNVGVGFYLFSDDTYFGLSVPKLIENKITRENLSIEYINKQQMHVYFVGGHRFDLNADYQLKTSTLVKWVQNAPVAFDLTALAGFRERVWIGAFYRFNDAYGIIAQFKPSPKMTIGYSYDLTISELNGFNNGSHEIMFSYDLDLFSRSRSTESLSQK; encoded by the coding sequence ATGAGATTAAATAAAAAAATAGCGATTCTTGTATTTGTATTGTTAGCTACTTTGGCTGGCAGCAAATCTGCTTTTGCTCAGCAAGATCCGATGTATACGCAATACATGGATAATTTACTGGTCGTAAATCCCGGATATGCAGGTTCGCAGGAAGTAGGAAGTGTTTTGCTCGTGGCACGCAGTCAGTGGGTGTCGTTTGATGGAGCACCTGCAACGCGTTCGTTTGCCTATAATACTTCGGTTGAAAACAAAAAAATTGGTATTGGTTTTTCAATAATGTCTGATAAAATAGGGCCTTTAAAACAAACCGGCCTCTATTTCGACTATTCCTATTTGTTGCCGGTTTCCGAAAAATTTACATTTGGAATGGGTTTAAAAGGGGGTGTTAGTTTTTATCGTGCAAGCCTTACCGAGTTAGAAACCATTAGTCCTGATCCGATATTTGATAACGATATTTACGAAAACTTTTTGCCCAATGTTGGGGTTGGTTTTTACCTCTTTTCCGACGACACGTATTTCGGGCTTTCGGTGCCAAAACTAATTGAGAATAAAATTACCCGCGAAAATCTTTCGATAGAATACATCAACAAACAGCAAATGCATGTGTATTTTGTGGGAGGTCACCGCTTTGATTTGAATGCCGATTACCAGCTAAAAACAAGTACCCTGGTAAAATGGGTGCAAAATGCACCGGTTGCTTTTGATTTAACTGCACTGGCAGGTTTTAGAGAACGGGTTTGGATTGGAGCTTTTTACCGTTTCAACGATGCGTATGGAATTATTGCCCAGTTTAAACCTTCGCCCAAAATGACCATTGGTTATTCATACGATTTAACCATTTCTGAATTAAACGGTTTTAACAACGGATCGCACGAAATTATGTTCTCGTATGATCTCGATCTGTTTAGCCGAAGTCGTTCAACAGAATCGCTTTCTCAAAAATAG
- a CDS encoding gliding motility-associated C-terminal domain-containing protein codes for MIFTLLAAQFGAAQEAIVVYEGAESNHFVEAHTGSSYSWKVLVGFSPDTEANPNDYLFTSDNGVYQIGVRWYKSGLYFLDVTETDQTGCTNRKALVVSVISNNRSIAFNSSSSSDCYNYSDNSFSIPVRILDDGGIPLDQAKFPVDVDFTVNSTLFSQQIFWQQQVLNVDSSWFALDLQQETSVSVQLLSAADKEGSSIPVASGGDVHLRSIWAIPKLEFSYADTLVKDGSYGNYQLTLQDGQAQNAVFNWWVIPAAGTSTDLETINGDVADILWDGGIGTYNLYASVIDGNGCLGDTITQTIEVQEKDPTTIPVFAGPDTLIGSCQPYAFNQVFPSSNEYSYSWNPVTNLDDPRVPNPVFTPGETTTYVFTVTTLNGSEIKDTVTINVAQIGADAGDDFLIEQGETAILDGSDSYGENLLYNWTTNNGVIVSGENTVNPIVSSAGTYYLDVLDAYGCSAIDSVVVSAFVYAPIANDDYDTTSYQTAVTIPVLANDTDPEGNLDPTSLSIVQYPQNGSVYINYDDYTISYTPEQGFIGDDVFEYQICNLAAKCDNANVYVFVTPVDFIIPEAFTPNNDGVNDYFEIKGIEYYEGNSLTVINRWGKKVYEAKNYGISTTPKFWDGKWTTGGGNEDLPTGTYFYVLDLGNDEKPIAGSVYIDR; via the coding sequence ATGATATTTACCCTCCTGGCTGCCCAATTTGGGGCAGCCCAGGAGGCTATTGTTGTATATGAAGGTGCCGAGAGTAATCATTTTGTAGAAGCCCACACGGGTAGTTCTTACTCGTGGAAAGTTCTTGTTGGTTTTAGCCCCGATACAGAGGCAAATCCCAACGATTATTTATTTACTTCGGACAACGGAGTTTATCAGATTGGTGTTCGCTGGTACAAATCGGGTTTGTATTTCCTCGATGTTACCGAAACCGATCAAACCGGATGTACCAACCGAAAAGCTCTGGTAGTAAGTGTTATCAGTAATAATCGAAGCATTGCTTTTAACTCTTCTTCAAGTTCGGATTGTTACAATTACTCGGACAATAGTTTTAGCATTCCGGTAAGAATTCTGGACGACGGTGGTATTCCGCTCGATCAGGCTAAATTTCCGGTTGATGTTGATTTTACAGTCAACAGTACATTGTTTTCACAACAAATTTTTTGGCAGCAGCAGGTCTTGAATGTTGATTCGTCGTGGTTTGCGCTTGATTTGCAGCAGGAAACCAGTGTCTCTGTTCAGCTACTTTCAGCAGCAGACAAAGAGGGGAGCAGTATTCCCGTTGCCAGTGGAGGCGATGTTCATTTACGAAGCATTTGGGCCATTCCGAAGTTGGAATTCAGTTACGCCGATACGCTTGTAAAGGACGGTTCGTACGGAAATTATCAGCTTACTTTACAAGACGGACAAGCGCAAAATGCTGTTTTTAACTGGTGGGTAATTCCGGCAGCCGGAACCAGCACAGACCTGGAAACCATAAACGGTGATGTTGCAGACATTTTGTGGGATGGTGGAATTGGTACATATAATTTGTATGCAAGTGTGATTGATGGCAATGGCTGTTTAGGTGATACAATTACCCAAACAATTGAGGTACAGGAAAAAGATCCTACAACAATTCCGGTATTTGCCGGACCCGATACATTGATTGGTAGTTGTCAGCCCTATGCTTTTAACCAGGTATTTCCAAGCTCCAATGAATATTCGTATTCATGGAATCCGGTAACAAATCTTGATGATCCAAGGGTTCCAAATCCGGTATTTACACCCGGAGAAACCACAACTTATGTGTTTACTGTAACCACTCTGAACGGATCAGAAATAAAAGATACAGTTACCATAAATGTGGCACAGATTGGTGCTGATGCCGGCGATGATTTTCTTATTGAGCAAGGTGAAACTGCTATACTTGATGGTTCTGACAGTTATGGTGAAAATCTATTGTATAACTGGACAACAAATAATGGTGTAATAGTCAGCGGTGAAAATACCGTTAATCCAATAGTGAGCAGCGCCGGAACTTATTATCTCGACGTACTTGATGCGTATGGATGTTCGGCAATAGATTCAGTTGTGGTAAGTGCTTTTGTTTATGCGCCAATCGCTAACGACGATTACGACACAACATCTTATCAAACAGCTGTTACTATTCCGGTGTTGGCAAACGATACCGATCCGGAAGGAAATTTAGATCCAACATCGCTAAGTATTGTTCAATATCCGCAAAATGGTAGTGTATACATAAATTATGATGATTATACGATAAGTTACACACCTGAACAAGGATTTATAGGAGACGATGTGTTTGAGTACCAGATTTGCAATTTGGCAGCGAAATGCGACAATGCAAATGTGTATGTTTTTGTTACGCCGGTTGACTTTATTATTCCGGAAGCATTTACTCCAAATAACGACGGTGTTAACGACTATTTCGAAATTAAAGGAATAGAATATTACGAGGGCAATTCGTTAACAGTGATAAACCGCTGGGGTAAAAAAGTATACGAAGCCAAAAATTATGGAATAAGTACTACTCCGAAATTTTGGGATGGAAAATGGACCACCGGCGGAGGAAACGAAGATTTGCCAACCGGAACCTATTTTTATGTTCTGGATTTAGGAAACGATGAAAAGCCAATTGCAGGTTCGGTTTATATTGACAGGTAA